A single genomic interval of bacterium harbors:
- a CDS encoding folylpolyglutamate synthase/dihydrofolate synthase family protein, translating to MNYSQVIDYLYSLERFGIQLGLERITRLLDILGNPHKDLKYIHVTGTNGKGSVVTFIGEILKTAGFKVGIYTSPHFISFTERTTINGIPISEDDVAQIISEKILPAIKILPPDLTHPTYFEIATAIALTYFAWQKVDFAVLEVGLGGRLDATNVVTPLVSVITSIGLEHQDVLGETLEQIAYEKAGIIKQNVPVVSAVAPLKAREVIKKLAQSQNSKLYQLGKEIKFSITQYPASTSNYQFKVQGLLGEYSELQTSLLGHHQIINATTSIATIEILIKHYGLKITPQDIKKGLFEAKIRGRLELIKKDSLIFLLDGAHNPAGVIVLRKALEDYFPHRRLILIIGILNDKDIKTMMKKLLSHNERISRIIITHPKTNRAADTKTIYQEVSKYTDKIIVIPTVEESIKYAASIASSVDLICITGSFYTIAEAIELL from the coding sequence ATGAATTATTCGCAAGTTATTGATTATCTTTATAGTTTAGAAAGATTTGGTATTCAATTAGGATTAGAAAGAATTACCAGATTGTTAGATATTTTAGGCAATCCGCATAAGGATTTGAAATATATTCATGTGACCGGAACGAATGGAAAAGGTTCTGTTGTAACTTTTATTGGAGAAATCTTAAAGACTGCCGGCTTTAAAGTCGGTATCTACACCTCTCCTCATTTTATATCATTTACAGAAAGAACGACGATTAATGGCATTCCCATCTCTGAAGATGATGTCGCACAAATAATCTCTGAAAAAATACTACCGGCAATAAAAATTCTTCCTCCGGATTTAACCCATCCTACTTACTTTGAAATAGCCACAGCGATTGCTTTAACATATTTTGCCTGGCAAAAGGTTGATTTTGCGGTATTAGAGGTGGGTCTGGGCGGAAGATTAGACGCAACTAATGTTGTTACACCTTTAGTCAGCGTCATTACTTCGATTGGATTAGAACATCAGGATGTTTTAGGGGAAACTTTAGAACAAATTGCTTATGAAAAGGCAGGAATAATAAAACAAAATGTACCAGTAGTTAGTGCGGTAGCTCCACTAAAAGCCAGAGAAGTAATAAAAAAACTTGCCCAATCACAAAATTCAAAACTCTACCAGCTGGGTAAAGAAATAAAATTTAGCATAACCCAATATCCTGCCTCAACCTCAAATTATCAATTTAAAGTGCAGGGATTATTGGGAGAGTATTCAGAGTTACAAACTTCACTTTTAGGCCACCACCAGATAATTAACGCCACAACATCAATTGCTACAATAGAGATATTAATAAAGCATTATGGACTTAAAATTACTCCTCAAGATATTAAAAAAGGTTTATTCGAAGCAAAAATTCGGGGTAGATTAGAACTCATAAAGAAAGATTCACTTATCTTTTTATTAGATGGGGCACATAATCCTGCAGGTGTGATTGTTTTAAGAAAGGCACTTGAAGACTATTTTCCACACAGAAGATTAATTTTAATTATTGGAATCCTGAATGATAAAGATATAAAAACAATGATGAAAAAATTACTTTCTCATAATGAGCGTATTTCCCGCATAATTATTACTCACCCCAAAACAAATAGAGCGGCAGATACAAAAACAATATATCAAGAAGTAAGTAAATATACGGATAAAATTATAGTTATTCCTACCGTCGAAGAAAGTATAAAATATGCCGCATCAATAGCCAGTTCAGTTGATTTAATTTGCATCACCGGTTCATTCTACACTATTGCCGAGGCAATTGAGCTTTTGTAA